In Monodelphis domestica isolate mMonDom1 chromosome 1, mMonDom1.pri, whole genome shotgun sequence, the sequence aatgaggaacgggcctccaaaagaagatgtgatcGAATGGAAACTACCCAACGCGAGAGTCAAGAATCCCCTGAGTGGTCCCGAGAATTGACTCCAGAGCCACCTGGCTCACCTATGAGCACAGAGCCATGTGGAAGTCCACGTGAACAGACTGCAGTCGGGAAAAGGCGCGTGCAAAGCAGGTCTGAGTCTTCCACAGCGGACGGCTCCCAGAGCCTTGGGCAGGATGTTGATAGGTGGCACAGCAGGTCCCAGCTGCCTTCCAAAGAAGAATCAGGCTGTGTGGAATATGACCGTGAGATCGGCAGCAGGAACTGTTCCgaagaagagagtggaaagggcagaaggaacgaggcggaaggagtgggagaagaggaagagagggatgctgcgagaaaagatgaagaagatggaggggagcaggaagagCCCGAAGAGAGAAGCGCCCGGGATCTTCGAAGCGAAGCCGGTGGCTCTTTTTCTGAGACTCTATCTTTCCCAGAAGGGTCAGCCGCCGCTGGTTCTAGCACTGAtggatcagaggagaaaaagcaaggaaggaagagagcccgAGGCATAGCTTCAATTGTTTTTCGCAGAAGTCCAAGTTGTGCATCGGAATCATCTGCAGGTCCGCGAAGCAAGCACAAGAGATCATCATCTTCCGTTGCTGCTGTTCCGGAAGACCCCACGAGGAGGCTTCGATATATTCTGCGGGATGCGAGATTCTTCCTCATAAAGAGCAGCAACCGTGAAAACATCTCCCTTGCCAAAGCCAGGGGTATATGGTCGACCCTGccagcaaatgaaaagaaactgaatgctgCATTCCGATCTGcaagaaatgtcattttgatattttccgtGACAGAGAGTGGAGCTTTTCAAGGCTTTGCGAGACTCTGTTCAGAATCCCACCACGGAGGACCTCCTATACATTGGGTTTTGCCTGAAGGCATGAATCTTAAGACCCTTGGAGGGGTCTTCAGAATTGCCTGGATTTGCAGGCACGAATTGCCCTTCACCAAATGTGTTCACCTTACCAACGCTTTGAATGGACATAAGCCAGTTAAAATTGGACGTGACGGTCAGGAAGTTGACCTCGAATGTGCAACGGAGCtatgtctcctctttccccccgaTGAAGGCGTTGACCTGTATCAGGTCATGGGTGACAGGCACCACCAGGTAAGAGTGCTTTCACCCTTGCGTTCCAGAGGACTTCCACCCCGCCGAGAAGCGGACCGGGATGCGAGAAGGCGTCGTCGGTCAGAAGATGACGAGGTTCATAACAGCAGGAAGAGACCGAGGATGGACTACGCCCCTGGGTTTCGTGAGAGACCAGCGCGTAGGGAGGACGCACGCCATCCAGCAGCGGACAGAAGATTTTCAGGAGTTGCCAGAGGTGTTTTCATGAAGGGCTCCTACGAGGATGACCTGAGAGCATTTCACAACAGCAGGCCACCAAGGCCAATGCGGGACATGTCCCCTGGTCGAGGAAGGGGACAGCCTTCCTACCGCGCTGGCCACCAGCAGCGTGCTCTCCCTTTCCAGGACTCTCGGTCAGGACGTCGACCTGTGCCACAGGAAGCAAGACACAGAGGTCAACCAGCATGTGATTCTGATAGGCGCGTAGAGGACTTCCTGCGTGAAACACGAGCTATCTTTGGCTCTCAGAGACGGAGACCCCGTGAATGGGATCGACCCGGAGAATGTGATAGTTCCCCATATGGCCGGAGAGACAGGGAGGCGCGTGAATggcgagagaggaggagagacgaggagagaagagagaggagaagacggGAGAGGAGACTGACGCGATGCAGCTGCCCCGAACATCTTCCATTCATCTCCTGACCACCTGGCCCACGGAGGATGTCCCGGAGTTCGCAGCTCCACGCCtgtgctcttgtttctcatacttctaatttctccacttgctctccctttctagagaggtaaataaatacGGAGCTTGCCACACCGCAGGTGTTTTAagttgtggtctctgagtcttgattcctgcctctcttcctctgaccGCCTCATCTGTCTCACATCcagattcctctagcctccattctccttctcagctcaCCACCCACAGATGAATTATGTAGGAACGGCTGGCGGATCCTACTGTACCCCTATTCTCTCCAAGGGATTCTTCCAACTGATCCTGAGCTGGCTCCTCCCCAAGGTCCTTCGACAACGGACATCAATCTACTAGGAAGCCCCCGTATCCTCTGATTTTCTCCCGATACAAGCCCTGGACACGCCCTCGGACCCAGTAAACAACCGACCAGGATGTGTGTAAGAGGCAGTTATGAGCTCAGGGCGACGGAATCAAAAGCAACCCTAGGAAGGAACAATCCCGTCCATCATGCTCGGCGTGTCCATCCATGGGGCCTATTAACcaaaggtgtgacaaggaaatctctttaagagactgatacatattaatttaaggtcgccaaggaattcagctatgtaattcctaaatgaaaactcaagtcagcagtcaaccttttatggagtttaattacagacaggaggaagaaaggtattagagagagagagagggagagagaaaggggagagaaaggaatagggcttaaataccccctctgttttggctgggccaaaaggcccaagcccttagatagctgaggcaaagaaaagagatcagtccctatcactcacgtgaccaaaatggagacacagtctcaggggcctccacctccagcttccttcagagcaagcttctcagagcacaacctctcagagcaaaacctctccaaccacccctcagtcctcagacccccctatctataaggaaaccatccaagttccctcccctcagttctcacatctaccaatcactgtccatgtcttccctgtgccaatggtggctctagcttaacccaggacctcccagaggtctgtggctttgcacatgtctgttgaaggtcatattctcaaataattaaatcttgatcctttgctacagcccttcctaaatcctgttaccctgagtagggtggagattggaataattaaattttgatctctgctgcagccctttccattgttcagcaaaaggtttctgtcctaaagtaatcttaagaagggaggagggggaacctcccttgccaatgggattcacattccagtagagttcccactatcagtaggaaattccttacaagcatgaaaccttccaatggtgaaatttccaacattcacaagtctaagaaattttaaggtttacaaagggaacctggatgtgtataattgagagagagaacagggggctgagagagggatgtggattttctgcctctgatacagtcAAGCTCATGAGTTCACACCTTCTCCTCTTGcccccaaatggagaaaaaagttcaCACATATTCCCAAGGTGTGAACTCCGGACACAAGGGTGAGAACTCCTGGCCTCCCTGCCAGCTCCTCTATATAGTCGGCTGTCAGGCATCTCCCTCATTTGGGATCACTGGAGTCCTCATCTGCGGATCCAGGGAGGTGACCTCTCCTCTACCCAGAACAAACCGGGCATTACctttggaagctcaaccaagaggcaaaacaagaaagaaagaaataattgaaaaaaaaaaagaaggaaacaaaaaaaccacagggtttttttctttttcttttttttgatccaatcattcctttatttatttttatatctatttattcatttattcattaattaattaattaattaattaattcattcattcattcatttatttatttatttatttatttatttatttattttttcattcattgatctcctcagcTGGGGTGATGGCCGCCAGCAATCGGGATgagaaagatggagattttaatgttttggacTATATCTTAGGAGAGGCATACGATCAGGATGACTCTTTGTGTCACCCTGAAATGgaacaagatgaaaatgaggaacgggcctccaaaagaagatgtgatcGAATGGAAACTACCCAACGCGAGAGTCAAGAATCCCCTGAGTGGTCCCGAGAATTGACTCCAGAGCCACCTGGCTCACCTATGAGCACAGAGCCATGTGGAAGTCCACGTGAACAGACTGCAGTCGGGAAAAGGCGCGTGCAAAGCAGGTCTGAGTCTTCCACAGCGGACGGCTCCCAGAGCCTTGGGCAGGATGTTGATAGGTGGCACAGCAGGTCCCAGCTGCCTTCCAAAGAAGAATCAGGCTGTGTGGAATATGACCGTGAGATCGGCAGCAGGAACTGTTCCgaagaagagagtggaaagggcagaaggaacgaggcggaaggagtgggagaagaggaagagagggatgctgcgagaaaagatgaagaagatggaggggagcaggaagagCCTGATGAGATTGCGCCTCAAGAGAAGTGCCTGTTATCTTAGAAGCGAAGCCACTAGCTCTTTTTCTGAGACTCTGGTTCTAGTACTGATTgttcagaggagaaaaagcaaggaaTGCTTATTCCCAAAGGCATATGTTAAATAGTACTGAATCTTCCACATTGGACAGCTCCCAAAGACTTGGGCAGGATGTTGTTTGATGGCACAGAAAATCCAATCCTGTGAGAAGTTCTGCTATTGAATAATCTTATTGCTTCCTCCAGGATGGAAGCTAATCACTTTGTAAACTTGGAAGCAAGTCTCTCTTTTCACTCATGCAACCATGTTTTTCAGttgtcagagtctaagttgaagtctgGATCTATGCTTAAGTCTGCAATGAGGTTCCTACTATCTCTAGATGACAGTGTTTATATGACTCAACTTCACCCGACTTCTTGTTGAAGGATTTCTTctggcttttatggtggtttactATTCCTACTCCTCTTCACAGGGTCCATttacagtttccaaaattgttaCACATCTGAATTCTcactttttgcttctgtttgtgtaaattcttaaaagaattcaaaagtttctgtctgtttgaattaaaaaaaaaatgggtggaGCTATACCAGTATCTTGCTGTCTTCTCAAGTAGCCCTAGGTAGAGTGTAAATTCCTATGTGATTTGTGagttcctccacctagttcaagcttatTTTGAATCAGTGGAAAgtcaaaagagagttaatcctgtcttcacaatctagtaagGTATGTAAGTTAGTGTTGACCAAAGCATCAATTCAAActaagcaaagagaaaaaaggattcccttttcacaagtgcaaactcagaatagtcaaagagaaccaagaatttcctttcacagctATGTTCCACATCTGATAGGTATTGTCAATATAACCCTGGTCATTTCAACTCTCAATACTCTAACCAAATCTCCAAGGCTTAAAGTGGCAGAAATTGTGTTGGTTTGCATTGGTAAGTTAAATCCCTCAATTTTGATTCATTGATATCAATGAAATTAGCCttaatttccccatttataaaaacaGGCATTGCAAAGGAGATCAGGATGGTGAAGATGCATGAGGAATTTAATCTCTGTCaccaaagaaattattttggaatAAAGACATTGGTataacataaaaaaaagaaatggatcagttaggtgactcagtcaCTCAGTGGATTAAataccaggcccagagacaggagtcttgggttcaaatctggtctcagacacttcctagctgtgtgaccctgggccagtcacttaacccccattgcctaaaccttaagattcttctgccttagaaccaacacacagtactggtcctaggacagaaggtaatggttaaaaaaaaaaaaagaagtgattttgTTAGGATAAATacggtcccttccatttctactTTTAATTTGAGGCTTCAATGGCAGTtgctttttggaattattttaatttcagttgtaaatattcttatttatattcaaATGTCTACAGATACAACATTTTATATCAATGACTTCCTattgattttctttgaatttacTACTTCAAATCAATATTAGTGCTGATAGAGCTGGTTGCATGTACAAATGTGCTACAACTTATTCAATTTGTCATCTGTTGGGAGTCAGACTTCTCATATAAATCAAGAAGATGCTTCCAATCCACAAAACTTTGTCTGTAGTTCCAAGTCAGATAAATAATTTAGTTGTTTGAAAATTCTTAGGTTTAGCATCATTGGACCTGAAAAGGTTTTCATTTTGCCATGAATATTAAAAACTCCATCAAACTTAAGATAAGTAGCAGAAATGAGAACACTTTCCCCACTCTGTCTGGTAGGCTAATTATGATATTGTCCTAACTGTAATATGCATCACACAAGCTGGAATGGACCTTAAAGGCAAATCCCCAAACTCCTCTCCTTCGTAATATAGGCTGAGAGATAATAAAGTGGTTTtctgagggtcacatagctagtaattttcTAAAGCTgaatttaaacttgggttttcctgtcTCTAATTCCAGAATTCTACCTActtcatcacctagctgcctattttGTCCAAGTTTCTTCTAGACCATATCTAGGGTATGAATATCAAAAAATGATCACTTATGTATACTTTTTCATAAGTCTATCATGACTATCACAACTTAAATATAGAGCCAgtcttgaactcaagaagacctgggtcctCATCATCCTTCTGCCACATATTGGCTGTGTAATCCTAGCCAAGTCATATGATCTACTACTCAGTACTTTAGGGAACTATCTAAGAATATTACCAAAGATGATTGGTAGATTTTCATCATTAAGGAGCATTTTCCTATACCGATGAAGAGACAGTTTCacaacaaaaacttaaaaaaaaacaacaaccctgaaaATGAAATTGGTCATTTACCCCCTTAGGATAGTATTAATACTCTACTAAACTTAATAAAATTTGCATCCAAATGGGTTTTATTAATTTTAGTCCTGTTTCGTGATCTGGGCACAATATTTGATATGGTAGATATGGCTTCAAATGAAAGATTCTAATGTAataggagctctttttttttttttaaataatagagacaaacttggtttaaaaatattttgcttctatttggcTCCTGTGCTTCCCAGCAAGAAATTGCTTTAAACTGGAAAGTATGGACCTATA encodes:
- the LOC100010025 gene encoding YTH domain-containing protein 1-like; the encoded protein is MAASNRDEKDGDFNVLDYILGEAYDQDDSLCHPEMEQDENEERASKRRCDRMETTQRESQESPEWSRELTPEPPGSPMSTEPCGSPREQTAVGKRRVQSRSESSTADGSQSLGQDVDRWHSRSQLPSKEESGCVEYDREIGSRNCSEEERSAAAGSSTDGSEEKKQGRKRARGIASIVFRRSPSCASESSAGPRSKHKRSSSSVAAVPEDPTRRLRYILRDARFFLIKSSNRENISLAKARGIWSTLPANEKKLNAAFRSARNVILIFSVTESGAFQGFARLCSESHHGGPPIHWVLPEGMNLKTLGGVFRIAWICRHELPFTKCVHLTNALNGHKPVKIGRDGQEVDLECATELCLLFPPDEGVDLYQVMGDRHHQVRVLSPLRSRGLPPRREADRDARRRRRSEDDEVHNSRKRPRMDYAPGFRERPARREDARHPAADRRFSGVARGVFMKGSYEDDLRAFHNSRPPRPMRDMSPGRGRGQPSYRAGHQQRALPFQDSRSGRRPVPQEARHRGQPACDSDRRVEDFLRETRAIFGSQRRRPREWDRPGECDSSPYGRRDREAREWRERRRDEERRERRRRERRLTRCSCPEHLPFIS